One Candidatus Korarchaeum sp. DNA segment encodes these proteins:
- the speB gene encoding agmatinase: MLFGIPKSDRAKLSVLGIRWDGSSSYRRGSSRAPSRIRDATSEEIYNSFSEDLVNLAEEWSYSDLGDVEGRDFWEVVGGVRERISASYMGQRFLFLGGDHSITYAAFRGLMEVSGERFGLIYFDAHPDCYESYDGDRYSHACTVRRLVEEGYVRGEDVVLAGIRAATKQQISFAEEAGIKIFRVDDLDEIGGIGLDKAYISFDIDVLDPAFAPGSSNPEPGGLSTRELIRAIRKLDLDLVAFDIVEVNPDFDCSGVTCFAAAKIIREVLGRFARVLS, encoded by the coding sequence ATGCTCTTCGGCATACCCAAGTCAGATAGAGCTAAGCTTTCCGTTTTAGGGATCCGCTGGGACGGATCATCATCCTACCGAAGGGGGTCGTCGAGGGCGCCTAGCCGCATAAGGGACGCCACCTCGGAGGAGATATACAACAGCTTCAGTGAGGACCTGGTGAACCTAGCTGAGGAGTGGAGTTACTCCGATCTGGGAGACGTGGAGGGGAGGGACTTCTGGGAGGTGGTTGGAGGAGTTAGGGAGAGAATCTCGGCTTCATACATGGGGCAAAGGTTCCTCTTCCTCGGAGGAGATCACTCAATAACGTATGCTGCGTTCAGAGGGCTTATGGAGGTCTCAGGAGAGAGGTTCGGGTTGATCTACTTCGATGCCCACCCCGATTGCTACGAGAGCTACGATGGGGATCGCTACTCTCACGCTTGCACGGTCAGGAGGCTTGTGGAGGAGGGCTACGTCAGGGGGGAAGATGTCGTTCTAGCGGGGATCAGGGCTGCTACCAAGCAGCAGATAAGTTTCGCTGAGGAAGCAGGGATCAAGATATTCCGAGTGGATGATCTGGATGAGATTGGAGGAATTGGTCTGGATAAAGCCTACATATCATTCGATATAGACGTTCTAGACCCTGCCTTCGCCCCGGGTTCCAGCAACCCGGAGCCCGGGGGACTGAGCACCAGGGAACTCATAAGGGCCATCAGGAAGCTTGATCTGGATCTGGTGGCCTTCGATATAGTGGAGGTCAACCCGGACTTCGACTGTTCAGGTGTTACATGCTTCGCAGCAGCTAAGATCATCAGGGAAGTGCTCGGGAGGTTCGCTAGGGTTCTGAGCTAA
- a CDS encoding DNA polymerase ligase N-terminal domain-containing protein, with protein sequence MPSKSRFVVHEHHARRAGLHYDLRLEMSGKLRDWAFRKEPPLKPGVKRFGVQQPDHDPSWLDFEGEIEDGYGAGVMRIWDEGEYEVIESEEDKLVLNFHGSKLRGRYVLLKFKNGWLLFKGLGR encoded by the coding sequence GTGCCTAGTAAATCGCGCTTCGTGGTCCACGAGCATCACGCCAGGAGGGCCGGTCTCCACTACGACCTGAGGCTCGAGATGAGCGGCAAGCTCAGGGACTGGGCGTTCAGGAAGGAGCCTCCCCTCAAGCCCGGAGTGAAGAGGTTCGGGGTTCAGCAACCTGATCACGACCCGAGCTGGCTCGACTTCGAGGGCGAGATAGAGGACGGGTACGGGGCTGGTGTTATGAGGATCTGGGATGAGGGTGAGTACGAGGTCATCGAGAGCGAAGAGGATAAGCTGGTCCTCAATTTCCACGGTTCCAAGCTGAGGGGAAGATACGTTCTGCTCAAGTTCAAGAACGGATGGCTCCTCTTCAAGGGACTCGGTCGGTGA
- a CDS encoding purine-nucleoside phosphorylase: MRISKHVLATKPYHILAKPEDISERVLIVGDPGRADLIAKELLKDARLVNSNRGFNTYTGFFEGVRVSVATHGIGGPSAAIVVEELAMLGAKVMVRLGTCGGLTGEVRVGDAVVALGAAHPPGGTVGMYTNGVCYPAVAEPELTLELQRALLEEGFNVRRGLVASSDAFHAEEENLPLWSSLGIIAVEMECATVFTVARLRRVKAGAALLVIDNLATGEFFSASSEERRRLELRAAKGALKALLRS, from the coding sequence TTGAGGATATCGAAGCACGTCCTAGCTACCAAACCTTACCACATCCTGGCTAAGCCGGAGGATATATCTGAACGCGTCCTAATCGTTGGAGATCCCGGTAGAGCCGATCTCATAGCAAAGGAGCTGCTGAAAGACGCTAGGCTCGTGAACTCGAACAGGGGGTTCAACACGTACACCGGCTTCTTCGAGGGGGTCAGGGTGAGCGTGGCTACGCACGGCATAGGGGGCCCATCGGCAGCTATAGTCGTCGAGGAGCTCGCTATGCTCGGGGCCAAGGTCATGGTGAGGCTCGGAACGTGCGGCGGGCTTACGGGTGAGGTGAGGGTGGGTGACGCCGTGGTGGCGTTAGGGGCCGCTCACCCTCCGGGAGGGACGGTGGGTATGTACACGAATGGCGTGTGCTATCCAGCGGTAGCCGAGCCTGAGCTCACCTTAGAGCTGCAGAGAGCGTTGCTTGAGGAGGGGTTCAATGTCCGGAGGGGATTGGTGGCTTCAAGTGATGCCTTTCACGCTGAAGAGGAGAACCTCCCGCTCTGGAGCTCCCTAGGCATCATCGCCGTCGAGATGGAGTGCGCAACGGTATTCACAGTAGCCAGGCTCCGACGCGTTAAAGCAGGGGCAGCCTTACTGGTGATAGATAACTTAGCGACGGGCGAGTTCTTCAGCGCTAGTTCGGAGGAACGAAGGAGATTGGAGCTGAGGGCGGCTAAAGGTGCGCTTAAGGCTCTCTTGAGGTCTTAA
- a CDS encoding serpin family protein, giving the protein MRIGLLILALIVSLAVLGVGLLGRQREANRSIGEGEVKESLNSFSFDLLSKLDFNRENTFFSPISVYSALAMTYEGARGKTAEEMASVLRLPEGSPAEGYRSLSNSLFHIEALKVANAIWVQRGFPLRQEYVRRIVEHYGGAVESLDFLGDPEGARERINSYVREKTAGKIEELLKRGSIDALTRLVIANAVHFKGSWRYRFDPSDTFEDNFRTPRGIVKAQMMRMGEVRFNYTDIGTHEVLELPYEGRLSMLIFLPKEGHELTLNDLKRAMESMREEEFEEILIPKFEVTSEYDLNDILIGLGMRRAFDQHEADLTGMYEREKVGGEPLHLSREAQGSR; this is encoded by the coding sequence GTGAGGATCGGTTTGCTGATCTTAGCTCTGATCGTATCCCTAGCTGTATTGGGGGTCGGCTTACTCGGGAGGCAGAGGGAAGCTAATCGCTCGATCGGCGAGGGAGAGGTTAAGGAATCCCTGAATTCCTTCTCATTTGACCTCCTCTCCAAACTCGATTTCAATCGTGAAAACACTTTCTTCTCCCCCATCAGCGTTTATTCAGCTCTGGCAATGACCTATGAGGGAGCAAGAGGGAAGACTGCGGAGGAGATGGCCTCTGTCCTCCGACTCCCCGAGGGCAGCCCGGCTGAGGGCTACAGGTCCCTATCCAATTCCCTCTTCCACATAGAAGCCCTGAAGGTGGCCAACGCTATCTGGGTGCAGAGGGGTTTTCCCCTCAGGCAGGAGTACGTCAGGAGGATCGTGGAGCACTACGGCGGAGCTGTTGAAAGCCTGGACTTCTTGGGGGATCCTGAGGGAGCGAGGGAGAGGATAAACAGCTACGTGAGGGAGAAGACTGCCGGGAAGATAGAGGAGCTATTGAAAAGGGGTTCAATAGATGCGCTGACGAGGCTCGTGATCGCGAACGCCGTCCACTTTAAGGGGAGCTGGAGGTACAGGTTCGATCCATCTGACACCTTTGAAGATAATTTCAGGACGCCGAGAGGCATAGTTAAGGCTCAGATGATGAGGATGGGTGAAGTTAGGTTCAATTATACTGATATAGGGACTCACGAGGTCCTCGAGCTCCCCTACGAGGGTAGGTTATCCATGCTCATATTCCTCCCCAAGGAGGGGCATGAGCTGACCCTGAATGACCTGAAGAGAGCGATGGAGAGCATGAGGGAGGAGGAGTTCGAGGAGATACTGATACCTAAGTTCGAGGTGACCTCGGAGTACGACCTCAATGACATCCTCATCGGCTTGGGGATGAGGAGGGCCTTCGATCAACATGAGGCTGACCTCACGGGTATGTACGAGAGGGAGAAGGTGGGGGGAGAACCTCTACATCTCTCTCGTGAGGCACAAGGCTCACGTTAG
- a CDS encoding class I SAM-dependent methyltransferase, with translation MDPVGIFDVSLARYMPEGIPYPLTRAYSSFARSRIMRDFYRKVAEEVAFELSCRRILDIGTGPGYLPLEVAKLVEGAEVVGIDISGDMIRIARRNAEREMLSERVEFLVMDANNMSFRNSSFDLILSTGSLHHWKRPLQVLSEIRRVLKEGGQAWIYDLRRDAPRELIAAKLREYGYGGAMSSILSSLVRLHSGISLGELMSIVDETRLLFRGYSIEEDWCSFPVLKLKLFL, from the coding sequence GTGGACCCCGTAGGAATCTTTGATGTATCCTTAGCGAGGTACATGCCTGAGGGGATCCCATATCCCCTCACGAGGGCCTACAGCTCGTTCGCGAGAAGCAGGATAATGAGGGACTTCTACAGGAAGGTAGCGGAGGAGGTAGCTTTCGAGTTAAGCTGTAGGAGGATACTGGACATCGGCACGGGCCCTGGGTACCTTCCGCTTGAGGTAGCGAAGCTCGTAGAGGGGGCTGAAGTAGTCGGAATCGATATATCCGGGGACATGATAAGGATCGCCAGGAGGAATGCTGAGAGGGAGATGCTATCTGAAAGGGTTGAGTTCCTCGTGATGGACGCTAACAACATGTCCTTCAGGAACTCCTCATTCGATCTAATCCTCAGCACGGGTTCGCTCCATCACTGGAAGAGGCCCCTCCAAGTCCTAAGCGAGATAAGGAGGGTGCTGAAGGAGGGAGGGCAGGCTTGGATATACGACCTGAGGAGAGATGCTCCGAGGGAGCTGATCGCAGCGAAACTGAGGGAGTACGGTTACGGAGGGGCGATGAGCTCAATCCTCTCCAGTTTAGTGAGGCTCCACTCCGGGATATCCCTTGGGGAGCTGATGAGCATCGTAGATGAGACGAGACTCCTATTCAGAGGGTACAGTATCGAGGAGGACTGGTGTTCCTTCCCGGTCCTGAAGCTTAAGCTCTTCCTCTAG
- a CDS encoding N-acyl homoserine lactonase family protein: METGVKRVFLLDFGRVSGEMGWFIPDPDTWGERNKPKLTKWVEVPISGAVIEHEEGFVLLDTGELPRAERTGDTTWEMFGEVFPLTRFGDENRLENQLKLLGLTPEDMSYVVFTHLHPDHAGQAHVFKDLPTPLVAHKRELMWAAYMMYLGKSGDYQPVDLEPLRGAQWFPIDNETFELLPGVELMLVGAHTPGSIVVRVATKSGSNYIFTGDFIHLPEELEKESKGWLLRDLEEYLTGLRKIKLMMRRPNTRLVICHDPGLWEKYPKAPKALE, from the coding sequence ATGGAGACGGGAGTTAAGAGGGTATTCCTCCTCGATTTCGGCCGGGTCTCGGGTGAGATGGGGTGGTTCATCCCGGACCCCGATACTTGGGGTGAGAGGAACAAGCCGAAGTTGACGAAATGGGTGGAGGTACCGATCTCCGGTGCGGTGATAGAGCACGAGGAGGGGTTTGTCCTGCTCGATACCGGAGAACTACCGAGAGCGGAGAGAACGGGCGACACAACTTGGGAGATGTTTGGAGAGGTTTTCCCCTTAACTAGGTTCGGAGATGAGAATAGATTGGAAAATCAATTGAAGTTATTGGGTTTGACCCCTGAGGATATGAGTTACGTTGTATTCACTCATCTTCATCCAGATCACGCCGGCCAGGCTCACGTCTTCAAGGACCTCCCAACGCCCCTAGTGGCTCATAAGAGGGAGCTCATGTGGGCGGCCTACATGATGTACCTGGGTAAGAGCGGTGACTATCAGCCTGTGGATCTAGAACCCCTGAGGGGAGCGCAGTGGTTCCCAATCGATAATGAGACATTTGAGCTTCTACCCGGAGTTGAACTGATGCTGGTGGGTGCTCACACCCCCGGAAGCATCGTAGTTAGAGTGGCTACGAAAAGCGGGAGTAATTACATCTTCACCGGCGACTTCATCCACCTGCCTGAGGAGCTGGAGAAGGAATCCAAGGGCTGGCTCCTCCGAGATCTGGAGGAGTATTTAACTGGCCTGAGGAAGATAAAGCTCATGATGAGAAGACCGAATACGCGTCTAGTGATATGCCATGATCCTGGGCTCTGGGAGAAGTACCCGAAGGCACCTAAGGCCCTTGAGTAA
- a CDS encoding right-handed parallel beta-helix repeat-containing protein, with protein MSARFFLILSVLLLLVPLLPAPATHHAATYYVAPWGDDSNPGTRERPWKSPGLATRRIGPGDTLMIMGGRYVLERYDDDILTPPSGRPDAWTVVMGEEGNRPVLAGRGNLVTAIDLSGRSYIRIENLEITSDNGAQFRDGIEALNGPAEHIILEDLYIHHVDEFGINIADCNDLKILNCSITHAGFGSIGGPVGERGGWRNVLIQDCYLAYSGHYYQGGPGPSPYDRPDGFGIEPSEGPIEIARTVVEHNRGDGIDSKADNTYIHECIVANNFADGVKLWGPGSRVENTLIYGRGDGREEETPWSAIVISSEKRGVFEIVGVTVDDQVGENYLMHVQYDYDVPIKLSVRNSIFSARGPNSPIFLRDNVEFSFEGCLFYFPRSDAVLVRGERSYNPEELGKGNAYGDPLFLRTGFGDEGDYHLREGSPAIDIGVTVNLRFDLDGAPRPIGRGFDAGAYEFGSTPTTRIKTRPSSTASETVRGTTNEVAEMIAPLTLVLSAAAIAALLLKRSRTRGTQNNKK; from the coding sequence ATGTCCGCTAGGTTCTTCCTCATCCTTTCGGTTCTGCTCCTCCTAGTACCCCTGCTCCCAGCGCCCGCCACCCACCACGCCGCTACCTACTACGTGGCCCCCTGGGGGGACGACTCGAACCCGGGTACCAGGGAGAGGCCCTGGAAGAGCCCTGGCTTGGCGACCAGGAGGATAGGCCCTGGGGATACCCTGATGATAATGGGAGGGAGGTACGTCCTGGAGAGGTACGATGACGATATACTCACGCCTCCCTCCGGGCGCCCCGATGCCTGGACGGTCGTGATGGGGGAGGAAGGGAATAGGCCCGTTCTAGCCGGAAGGGGCAACTTGGTCACAGCGATAGACCTTTCAGGGAGGAGCTATATCAGGATAGAGAACCTGGAGATAACGAGCGATAACGGTGCTCAGTTCAGGGATGGGATTGAAGCTCTAAACGGGCCTGCAGAGCATATCATACTCGAGGACCTCTACATCCATCATGTAGATGAGTTCGGGATCAATATAGCGGACTGCAATGACCTGAAGATCTTAAACTGCTCCATAACCCATGCGGGCTTCGGCTCCATAGGGGGGCCGGTAGGGGAGCGGGGAGGATGGAGGAACGTCCTGATCCAGGACTGCTACCTGGCCTACTCGGGGCACTACTACCAAGGGGGCCCGGGTCCCTCCCCCTACGACAGACCTGATGGCTTCGGTATAGAGCCCTCGGAAGGTCCGATTGAGATCGCTCGAACTGTGGTGGAGCACAACAGAGGGGACGGAATCGATTCAAAGGCAGATAACACTTACATACATGAGTGCATAGTCGCCAACAACTTCGCGGATGGGGTGAAGCTGTGGGGACCGGGGAGCAGGGTCGAGAACACGCTGATCTACGGGAGAGGGGATGGGAGGGAGGAGGAGACACCCTGGTCAGCGATAGTCATCTCGTCCGAGAAGCGAGGCGTCTTCGAGATAGTGGGCGTTACTGTTGACGATCAGGTTGGTGAGAACTACCTGATGCATGTTCAGTACGATTACGACGTGCCTATCAAGTTAAGCGTGAGGAACAGTATATTCAGTGCTAGAGGCCCTAACTCACCCATATTCCTGAGGGATAACGTTGAATTCAGCTTCGAAGGATGCCTCTTCTATTTCCCAAGGAGCGACGCTGTGCTGGTGAGGGGGGAGCGCAGCTACAACCCTGAGGAGCTCGGGAAGGGGAACGCCTACGGGGACCCCCTCTTCCTGAGGACCGGGTTCGGTGATGAGGGCGACTACCACCTCAGGGAGGGGAGCCCCGCGATAGACATCGGGGTAACGGTGAACCTCAGATTCGATTTGGATGGAGCCCCTAGGCCCATCGGAAGGGGATTCGATGCTGGAGCTTACGAGTTCGGCTCCACACCAACTACGAGGATCAAAACTAGGCCATCAAGCACAGCTTCTGAGACCGTGAGAGGAACCACTAACGAGGTTGCGGAGATGATCGCTCCACTAACGCTGGTGCTATCAGCGGCAGCGATAGCTGCGCTATTGCTCAAACGATCCAGAACCAGAGGGACTCAAAATAATAAAAAATGA
- a CDS encoding pentapeptide repeat-containing protein, which translates to MDTVCGFDRGELERRLRENLVEEWVIREVLERYPEDYRCRRPSSNEGFCVFHAEKKPENFWDLFLEELEIMERREDVLDFSGFIFPEAAFMKGAKPLVLSKPACFIGVRFQGKADFRGVEFQGAADFRGTRFQEACFTGAKFKEADFRGVRLEVADFIGAEFQEANFVGAMFQVAYFVDAEFGVADFRSAEFKEIADFRSAEFGSANFAGARFQGVADFRSAEFKEIADFTISEFGVADFRSAEFKGAANFARCTFKEVAFLMGTVFEDSAVFIAPDGGSSGLVIFANALFNKPKCVLIRGFPLSNLSFLLTDLTDVKLIPSKSIRTSLLDERLLGEKELNEVERGVRKLLEGSGLLSTETLILELRSVRKNLEASKLYGEAGELYIKEMRHRRKLIRERGGLKDLPEYIASWFYGLLGYGESILRPALGMVLTVMLSSLYVAFRSTPPQEILQKALGNIPMMTSILLQMRSLEDFAVDIPMPELIVVEILVRALALVLFGTLFIALRRRLERR; encoded by the coding sequence ATGGACACTGTGTGCGGGTTCGATAGGGGTGAGCTGGAGAGGCGGCTTCGGGAAAATCTAGTTGAGGAGTGGGTCATCAGGGAGGTCCTCGAGAGGTACCCCGAGGACTATCGCTGCAGAAGACCTAGCTCTAACGAAGGCTTCTGCGTCTTTCACGCTGAGAAGAAACCCGAAAACTTTTGGGATCTGTTCCTGGAGGAATTGGAGATTATGGAGAGGAGGGAAGACGTGCTCGACTTCTCCGGGTTCATATTCCCGGAGGCAGCGTTCATGAAGGGAGCGAAGCCTCTGGTCCTGAGCAAGCCCGCGTGCTTCATCGGTGTGAGGTTCCAAGGTAAGGCTGACTTCAGGGGCGTGGAGTTTCAAGGAGCCGCTGACTTCAGGGGAACGAGGTTCCAAGAGGCGTGTTTCACTGGCGCGAAATTCAAAGAGGCGGATTTCAGAGGTGTGAGGCTTGAAGTAGCCGATTTCATAGGTGCGGAGTTCCAGGAAGCGAACTTTGTTGGTGCGATGTTTCAAGTAGCTTACTTCGTGGATGCCGAATTCGGAGTAGCTGACTTCAGGAGCGCTGAGTTCAAAGAGATAGCTGACTTCAGGAGCGCCGAGTTCGGGTCAGCGAATTTCGCTGGTGCGAGATTTCAGGGAGTAGCTGACTTCAGGAGCGCTGAGTTCAAAGAGATAGCTGACTTCACGATCTCGGAGTTCGGAGTAGCTGACTTCAGGAGCGCTGAGTTCAAGGGAGCGGCTAACTTCGCCCGATGTACATTTAAGGAAGTTGCATTCCTCATGGGGACCGTCTTCGAGGATAGCGCGGTCTTCATCGCCCCAGATGGGGGATCGTCAGGACTAGTCATATTCGCTAACGCTCTATTCAACAAGCCTAAGTGCGTGCTAATACGCGGCTTTCCCCTGTCCAACCTCTCCTTCCTACTCACGGACCTCACCGACGTGAAACTGATCCCATCAAAATCGATCAGGACTTCGCTGCTCGATGAGAGGCTGTTGGGTGAGAAAGAGCTTAATGAGGTTGAGAGAGGGGTTCGTAAGCTCCTGGAGGGATCGGGTCTCCTATCCACCGAGACCCTGATCCTCGAACTCAGAAGCGTGAGGAAGAACCTGGAGGCGAGTAAGTTGTACGGCGAGGCTGGGGAGCTTTACATAAAGGAAATGCGCCATAGGAGGAAGCTGATCAGGGAGAGAGGAGGTCTTAAGGACTTACCGGAGTACATCGCGAGCTGGTTTTACGGTCTACTGGGGTACGGTGAATCCATCCTGAGACCAGCGCTGGGAATGGTCTTAACTGTCATGTTATCTTCCCTCTATGTGGCGTTTAGGAGCACCCCGCCTCAGGAGATCCTTCAGAAGGCCTTGGGAAACATACCCATGATGACCTCAATCTTACTTCAGATGAGATCGCTCGAGGACTTCGCAGTAGATATCCCGATGCCCGAGCTGATCGTCGTGGAGATTCTCGTGAGAGCCCTCGCGTTGGTGCTCTTCGGGACGCTCTTCATAGCCCTGAGGAGGAGGCTCGAGAGGAGGTAG
- a CDS encoding PQQ-binding-like beta-propeller repeat protein: MSTRYLLLLLLLTLIPLPQLDAQPPIPLPYDLWAPWPMWQHDPLRTGLSPYKGPQTNRTKWVSPDVCGRGRYAETASPVIGSDGTIYIACATRAVAIDPANGRVKWSSPFPTEINSWTYTSPAIGPDGAILFATYDARDNGYLISFYPDGRVRVSDEKLGEPIGDSGHMIVDPNPGITYVYVPSGVFHNRPGVKSYLYAIHQRGRAVDRYKLDDNYNDYYGASPAYDPSREVIYVLGSRGTFNVPDVFLFALHRKTVAPASVELKLLWARKLNDTKVSPPTVGPDGTIYTVYSDGIFAFKPDGTLKWKREFPGLRLTWKRISCAIGPSGTLHCIIGYELGTYDPRNGNLLWKYTASITSEDWEERARAAEGHQPSPPVVGSDGTVYFSKPEGFVYAVGPDGKLKWRFKADKYPIVSSLAIGPDGTLYFATYHGTVYAIKDVSIPGATWPTVPPTTPRVTPPPTSSSPTSSPSATWAPPITGTTTSQPSSGAPFTLDLNPDTLTVAKGELAQFSVLVTRAAGFTGDVRLFASGIPPGSTSTFLMEGQNVYLRIQTSRSTPSGSYPITVRGSGGGYETQDTATLVVGEATQTTTPQPAPSFSLSLSQSSIEVLRGRSVSLTASVIGSGGFSNPVTLSVSGLPNGVSISTDINNAPPDFNAHLIVSASPNAPTGSYSVSIIATGGGVTKTAPLRVVVREAPASPTTSLPQPSVSLSLSRTNLSLRSGESASIAVTVSSSVPVNLSLSGAPADISYRFDPERLEGSGTSSLLITAGSTTGTFTLSIRASGEGAEGSATLSLSVRPAETAMTTTEVKTAPAAQLDPLLLAIIALSFIALVLTALLLTRRRTATEVS; this comes from the coding sequence ATGAGTACCAGGTACCTCCTCTTGCTGCTCCTACTCACCCTCATCCCCCTCCCGCAACTGGATGCCCAGCCCCCAATTCCACTCCCCTACGATCTGTGGGCCCCCTGGCCCATGTGGCAGCACGACCCGCTCCGCACAGGGCTCAGCCCGTACAAGGGCCCGCAGACCAACAGAACGAAGTGGGTATCCCCTGATGTCTGCGGTAGAGGACGCTACGCAGAGACGGCATCACCAGTTATAGGTAGCGATGGGACGATATACATCGCCTGCGCAACTCGAGCTGTTGCCATTGATCCCGCTAACGGAAGAGTGAAGTGGAGCTCCCCCTTCCCCACGGAAATTAATTCGTGGACGTATACTTCACCAGCTATAGGTCCCGATGGGGCGATACTCTTTGCTACATATGACGCGAGAGATAATGGTTACCTCATCAGCTTCTACCCCGATGGTAGAGTCAGAGTTTCCGATGAGAAGCTCGGTGAGCCCATCGGTGATAGCGGTCACATGATCGTAGATCCCAATCCCGGCATAACCTACGTATACGTCCCCTCCGGTGTTTTCCATAATCGCCCAGGGGTGAAATCCTACCTGTATGCAATCCACCAGCGCGGTAGGGCGGTCGACAGGTATAAATTAGATGATAATTATAATGATTATTATGGGGCAAGCCCTGCTTATGACCCGAGCAGAGAGGTAATATACGTTTTGGGTTCTCGCGGTACGTTTAATGTGCCTGATGTTTTTCTTTTTGCCCTGCATAGGAAGACGGTAGCACCAGCGAGCGTGGAACTGAAACTCCTCTGGGCCCGAAAACTTAATGATACGAAGGTGAGCCCACCCACGGTAGGCCCTGATGGGACTATTTACACAGTATACTCCGATGGTATCTTCGCTTTCAAGCCGGATGGTACTCTTAAGTGGAAACGAGAGTTTCCTGGGCTTCGTCTTACCTGGAAGAGGATCTCCTGCGCGATCGGTCCCAGTGGGACCCTACACTGCATCATTGGGTACGAGTTAGGAACGTACGACCCGAGGAACGGCAATCTCCTCTGGAAGTACACTGCTTCGATTACCAGTGAAGATTGGGAGGAGAGGGCTAGAGCCGCGGAGGGTCATCAACCCAGTCCTCCTGTGGTGGGATCGGACGGAACGGTGTACTTCTCCAAACCCGAGGGCTTCGTCTACGCGGTGGGTCCTGACGGTAAGCTGAAGTGGCGATTCAAGGCGGATAAATACCCTATCGTCTCCTCATTAGCTATAGGACCTGATGGCACGCTTTACTTCGCAACGTACCACGGCACCGTCTATGCTATAAAGGACGTTTCGATCCCAGGAGCCACATGGCCTACGGTACCGCCCACGACACCTCGCGTCACTCCACCACCCACTTCATCATCACCAACTTCATCACCGTCCGCGACTTGGGCGCCACCGATAACGGGAACCACGACTTCCCAGCCGAGCAGCGGAGCCCCCTTCACGTTGGACCTCAATCCCGATACCCTCACCGTGGCTAAAGGTGAACTAGCCCAGTTCTCAGTTCTGGTCACTAGGGCTGCGGGATTCACCGGCGACGTGAGGCTGTTTGCCTCAGGCATCCCTCCCGGTTCCACTTCCACATTCCTAATGGAGGGACAGAACGTCTACCTGAGGATCCAGACCTCCCGGTCAACCCCCAGCGGTTCATACCCGATAACGGTCAGGGGATCGGGAGGTGGTTACGAGACCCAGGATACGGCTACCCTTGTCGTGGGCGAGGCGACTCAGACCACGACCCCCCAGCCAGCCCCTTCCTTCTCCTTGAGCCTCAGTCAAAGCTCAATCGAGGTCTTGAGAGGGAGATCCGTCAGCTTAACGGCTTCAGTTATCGGGAGCGGCGGTTTCTCGAACCCCGTGACGCTCAGCGTCTCAGGGCTTCCGAATGGGGTCTCCATCTCCACGGATATCAACAACGCTCCTCCTGACTTCAATGCCCATCTTATCGTTTCGGCATCTCCCAACGCACCTACGGGAAGCTACTCAGTGAGCATCATCGCAACAGGAGGCGGAGTGACCAAAACGGCCCCGCTCAGGGTCGTGGTCAGGGAGGCCCCCGCATCCCCCACTACCTCCCTACCGCAACCCAGCGTATCCCTGAGCCTATCCCGAACGAACCTGAGCCTCAGATCAGGGGAATCAGCCTCCATAGCCGTTACTGTAAGCTCGAGCGTTCCAGTTAACCTCTCGCTAAGCGGAGCGCCGGCCGACATCTCATACAGGTTCGATCCGGAGAGGCTGGAAGGAAGTGGGACCTCCTCGCTCCTCATAACAGCGGGTTCCACCACGGGGACCTTCACCCTCTCAATCAGAGCCTCTGGAGAGGGAGCTGAGGGATCCGCCACTCTCAGCTTATCCGTTAGGCCGGCCGAGACCGCTATGACCACAACGGAGGTGAAGACCGCTCCAGCTGCTCAACTGGATCCCCTGCTCCTCGCTATCATCGCCCTATCGTTCATAGCTTTGGTGCTGACAGCGCTGCTCCTCACTAGGAGGAGGACAGCTACGGAGGTGAGTTAG
- a CDS encoding serpin family protein produces the protein MRHKAHVRVDEEGTEAAGATGVVAKLTAVRERRVFAADHQFLFLIVDRETRVVLFMGSLVDPTAG, from the coding sequence GTGAGGCACAAGGCTCACGTTAGGGTAGATGAGGAGGGTACCGAGGCCGCGGGGGCCACGGGGGTCGTAGCTAAGTTGACGGCCGTGAGGGAGAGGAGGGTCTTCGCCGCAGATCACCAGTTCCTGTTCCTCATAGTCGACAGGGAGACTCGTGTCGTTCTCTTCATGGGTAGCCTGGTGGATCCCACAGCGGGTTGA